A region from the Candidatus Electrothrix scaldis genome encodes:
- a CDS encoding nucleotidyltransferase family protein translates to MKNSLDFIKQRLAGQKSLLQNKYRISRLGIFGSYIRGEQRSESDVDVLIDYDKAPSLIELIEIENMLSDLLGLKVDLVTSKGLKPQLRRHILDEVVYL, encoded by the coding sequence ATGAAAAACTCCCTCGATTTTATCAAACAGCGCCTTGCCGGGCAGAAATCCCTGCTGCAAAATAAATACCGAATCAGCAGGCTCGGTATCTTCGGCTCCTATATCCGGGGAGAACAGCGGAGCGAAAGCGATGTGGATGTCCTTATCGACTACGACAAAGCCCCGAGCCTTATCGAGCTGATCGAAATCGAAAATATGTTGAGCGACCTGCTCGGCCTGAAGGTTGATCTTGTCACCAGCAAAGGGCTGAAGCCGCAACTCCGTCGGCACATCCTTGATGAGGTCGTCTACCTGTGA
- a CDS encoding CHAP domain-containing protein, whose product MMKGKISLTALFAIPFICYSSLVLADYPYKCPDEEGTDKWGFFKCNCTSYAAYKITENGISRFYNTTYRVQSPERWGHAGFWGEVAEDVGIPVDNCPKAGDIAYWEYQDKYDVGHVAYVESVNSSKKTVIISEYNYKSSSNNYQELVYGTRTIKINDPDGYIHFPYPKFFHIEESGGSTSVKIEWYPADKSCVDASIRFYNDTCDTRPAEEICKEAQIGLSGFFWKYLSGDWTNIFLGHSDIEKYVERVGSCNIDKHADKPDVTCYDF is encoded by the coding sequence ATGATGAAAGGAAAGATTAGTTTAACTGCATTATTTGCCATACCATTTATTTGTTATTCTTCTCTTGTCTTAGCTGATTATCCATATAAATGTCCTGATGAAGAAGGAACAGATAAATGGGGTTTTTTCAAGTGTAATTGTACTTCTTACGCAGCTTACAAGATAACAGAAAATGGTATTTCTCGATTCTATAATACAACGTATCGTGTGCAATCACCCGAAAGATGGGGGCATGCTGGCTTCTGGGGGGAGGTAGCAGAGGATGTCGGTATCCCTGTTGACAACTGCCCGAAAGCAGGAGATATTGCATATTGGGAATATCAAGACAAATACGATGTTGGTCATGTCGCTTATGTTGAATCAGTTAACAGCAGCAAGAAAACTGTTATTATATCAGAGTATAATTACAAGTCTTCTTCAAATAATTATCAGGAACTTGTATATGGTACAAGAACAATTAAGATTAATGATCCAGATGGATACATCCATTTTCCTTATCCTAAATTTTTTCATATAGAAGAATCAGGCGGTTCCACCTCTGTTAAGATTGAATGGTATCCAGCGGACAAGTCCTGTGTGGATGCTTCTATACGTTTCTATAACGATACCTGTGATACGCGGCCTGCTGAAGAAATCTGCAAAGAGGCTCAGATTGGACTGTCTGGATTTTTTTGGAAATATCTCTCTGGAGACTGGACTAATATCTTTTTGGGGCATAGCGATATTGAGAAGTATGTCGAACGGGTTGGTAGTTGCAATATCGATAAACATGCGGACAAGCCGGATGTAACATGCTACGACTTCTAA
- a CDS encoding CARDB domain-containing protein: MKSLFFVILFLLSGNIVFAACGYVSYQIDVPGPGNSTSDPSETPASGKLPDFITSKVTMGNKSGNKEKYTWKINETAYVHDYIDNIGTADWEGKAKKIKVPFYLSKGTKEDNHSEWVRVSRQEIKKENLKVKKKPKHEYIKFKLQDYANDGTIMPGRTYNFVVCADRPKDENNGDGDVKEKHKSNNCSTEAVFYVDYGPARNVDLMADNLALTGGRTQLQAGEKYGLQLEVSNIGTEQPWNGFLTSYEIKGPSTGGAWQKIGEDTSKASSLYPGAIHFEAMDGDDEVAAPMTGGDYLFRACTDYTQAVPETDESNNCTEELAVYVVPPPMPDLITEGLQLTHSRTSLIAGELYGLTVNVRNIGDVAPSSYSRTKYEIKGPGTNNQWQFITDDGTKAEHLEPGGTHWEEIDDDFGAHIPAVPGTYTARACADYQGAVPESDEGNNCSEMDFEVEDIPADAPRIVITNPNSDDDWRSSGTDHDFRWDYFDFPEAGHVRIEYSLDGGATWLLVTDETSNDGRKYWRDMCDYHTVDTHHAFVRITSVEYPYVYDISDEFSIDHAKECE; this comes from the coding sequence ATGAAATCATTATTTTTTGTTATTCTTTTCCTGCTCTCTGGGAATATAGTTTTTGCTGCCTGTGGATATGTATCTTATCAAATAGACGTACCGGGACCTGGCAATTCTACGTCTGATCCTTCTGAAACGCCTGCCTCCGGCAAGTTACCCGACTTCATCACCAGCAAGGTGACGATGGGCAACAAGAGCGGCAACAAAGAAAAATACACCTGGAAGATCAACGAGACCGCCTACGTCCACGATTACATCGACAACATCGGCACCGCTGACTGGGAAGGCAAAGCCAAGAAGATCAAGGTTCCTTTCTATCTCTCCAAAGGCACCAAAGAAGACAACCATTCCGAATGGGTGCGTGTCTCCCGGCAGGAGATCAAGAAGGAAAACCTTAAGGTCAAGAAAAAACCCAAGCACGAATACATCAAGTTCAAGCTGCAAGACTATGCCAACGACGGCACGATCATGCCGGGTCGCACCTATAACTTCGTGGTCTGCGCCGACCGACCCAAGGATGAAAACAACGGCGACGGCGATGTGAAGGAGAAGCACAAATCCAACAACTGCTCCACCGAAGCGGTTTTCTATGTGGACTACGGCCCTGCCCGCAACGTTGACCTGATGGCCGACAATCTGGCCCTGACCGGCGGCAGAACCCAGCTTCAGGCGGGCGAGAAATACGGCCTGCAACTGGAGGTCTCCAACATCGGCACGGAGCAGCCGTGGAACGGCTTCCTCACCAGCTATGAAATCAAAGGGCCGAGCACCGGCGGCGCATGGCAGAAGATCGGCGAGGATACGTCCAAGGCCAGCAGCCTTTATCCCGGCGCAATCCACTTTGAGGCGATGGACGGCGATGATGAAGTTGCCGCGCCAATGACCGGCGGCGATTATCTCTTCCGCGCCTGCACCGACTACACCCAGGCTGTGCCGGAGACTGATGAAAGCAATAACTGCACGGAAGAGCTGGCGGTCTATGTTGTTCCGCCGCCCATGCCCGACCTGATCACCGAGGGGCTTCAGCTTACCCACAGTCGCACCAGCCTGATTGCCGGTGAACTGTATGGGTTAACCGTCAATGTGCGGAATATCGGTGATGTCGCGCCCTCAAGCTACAGCCGTACCAAATACGAAATCAAAGGGCCGGGGACGAACAACCAGTGGCAGTTCATTACTGATGACGGCACAAAGGCCGAGCATCTTGAACCGGGCGGAACCCATTGGGAGGAAATCGACGATGACTTTGGCGCACATATTCCTGCTGTGCCCGGAACCTACACCGCCCGCGCCTGTGCGGACTATCAGGGTGCTGTCCCGGAATCAGACGAAGGCAATAACTGCTCTGAGATGGACTTTGAGGTGGAGGATATTCCGGCTGACGCACCGCGTATTGTCATCACCAATCCCAACAGTGATGATGATTGGCGCAGTAGCGGGACTGACCATGATTTCCGCTGGGATTATTTTGATTTCCCTGAAGCAGGTCATGTACGGATAGAATATTCTCTGGACGGCGGCGCAACCTGGCTCCTGGTTACTGATGAAACCAGCAACGACGGCAGAAAGTACTGGAGGGATATGTGCGATTATCATACCGTTGACACCCATCATGCCTTTGTCCGCATCACCTCTGTCGAATATCCATATGTTTATGATATCTCCGATGAGTTCAGCATTGATCATGCCAAGGAATGTGAGTAG
- a CDS encoding DUF4160 domain-containing protein: MRFMKPCEDIILYLHHYQDGTPHLHATYQGQEAIITLPDCNLRQGELPENKLHQLRTWIETHQHEFMAGREANGFRSSSE; the protein is encoded by the coding sequence ATGCGTTTTATGAAACCCTGTGAGGATATCATTCTGTACCTGCACCATTATCAGGATGGCACACCGCATCTTCACGCAACATATCAGGGGCAGGAGGCGATCATCACCCTGCCTGACTGCAATCTCCGCCAGGGAGAACTGCCGGAAAATAAACTGCATCAGCTGCGGACATGGATTGAGACGCACCAGCATGAATTCATGGCGGGCCGGGAAGCGAACGGGTTTCGCTCGTCTTCAGAATAA
- a CDS encoding PIN domain-containing protein yields MGWIDELRGKLIALDTAPLIYFIEEHPAYCPVVEPFFEQLDKGTVEVVTSVITLTEVLVKPLRDGDTRLAEQYRDILLNIDGLTTVEVSVAIAEKAARLRSQYSLRTPDAIQIATALHSGASALLTNDIRWPALPDVHILTLEQLV; encoded by the coding sequence ATGGGATGGATAGATGAATTGCGCGGAAAACTCATTGCCTTGGATACGGCTCCGCTCATTTATTTTATTGAGGAGCATCCAGCATACTGCCCTGTTGTTGAGCCGTTCTTCGAGCAGCTCGACAAGGGAACAGTAGAGGTTGTGACTTCTGTCATCACTCTGACGGAGGTACTGGTAAAACCTTTGCGTGACGGTGATACTCGATTGGCAGAACAGTATCGGGATATCCTGCTCAATATTGACGGTTTGACAACGGTGGAAGTTTCTGTTGCTATTGCTGAGAAGGCTGCCCGGCTGCGGAGTCAATATTCGCTGCGCACACCGGATGCGATTCAGATAGCAACGGCTCTGCACTCAGGCGCATCGGCATTGCTGACAAATGATATCCGCTGGCCTGCTTTGCCGGATGTACACATCCTGACCCTGGAGCAACTTGTTTGA
- a CDS encoding nitrous oxide-stimulated promoter family protein has product MKQSGIKNKKSGRIQREAETVAVMIHKYCRLKHGGANELCRDCTELLDYVTKK; this is encoded by the coding sequence ATGAAACAGAGTGGAATAAAAAATAAAAAGTCAGGGCGAATACAGCGCGAAGCCGAGACTGTCGCGGTGATGATCCACAAGTATTGCCGGTTAAAGCATGGCGGTGCCAATGAACTCTGCAGAGACTGCACCGAGCTACTTGATTATGTAACAAAAAAATAA
- a CDS encoding transposase — translation MHNKNIKRIVQKELKKNYPNWNRLNRKTKKEISRKVLAQVAGEYDFKQEISASSDELLGVEQQVQTKGIISLDQMADIVNESKNNNIMKLCGKSRFAKYIKDEELRFIDQLLDNEIINRLLAYEGYSPAMRDLFPHNMFRAELLKTIKYPEISYRKFCDKEYLGLDRKQNRAFIGLSLREKAIIDHTQLSKFRHSLTFVQQINITVYILHHFLQSGMLGDHILHGVDSTELANECKIPLASLNINGQNIRIYSDLDSDCGKRRNKRDKSVYVVGYRLHTLTAIDTETGHSFPIISLLAPANHHDSHFLSLLVDVAQAMGVEVKLVTADTAYHDNDGSLHGKTGIYVTTPPCSTVSTPDNVDTANGTVFCHNECSVPMEYAGVDEDHHEYKCAANTGECLLKGSCPQCRSISLDRGFFQRIPYHVEQIREAHDIRKNCERPFNLLKHQTGLETVRVRGQSAITVRCTFSSISLLLLKMAGTRKKRTC, via the coding sequence ATGCATAATAAAAATATCAAACGTATCGTACAAAAAGAGCTCAAGAAAAACTATCCCAATTGGAACCGTCTGAATCGAAAAACCAAAAAAGAAATCTCTCGAAAAGTTCTTGCGCAGGTCGCAGGCGAGTATGATTTTAAACAGGAGATTTCAGCCTCGTCGGATGAGCTGCTCGGCGTGGAGCAACAGGTTCAGACAAAAGGCATTATCAGCCTTGACCAGATGGCTGATATTGTCAATGAATCAAAAAATAACAATATCATGAAGCTTTGCGGAAAAAGTCGTTTCGCCAAATATATCAAAGATGAAGAACTCCGGTTTATCGACCAGCTGCTTGACAACGAAATTATCAATCGCCTGTTAGCTTATGAGGGCTATAGTCCTGCTATGCGGGACTTATTTCCTCACAACATGTTTCGTGCCGAACTGCTCAAGACGATCAAGTATCCAGAAATAAGCTACCGAAAATTCTGTGATAAAGAATACCTCGGCCTTGACCGCAAACAGAACCGCGCCTTTATCGGATTGTCATTGCGTGAAAAAGCAATTATTGACCATACTCAGCTCAGCAAATTCCGTCATTCCCTTACATTTGTCCAACAAATTAATATTACGGTGTATATTTTGCACCATTTTTTGCAGTCCGGGATGCTTGGTGACCATATTCTGCACGGAGTGGACTCTACCGAACTGGCCAATGAATGTAAAATCCCCTTGGCTTCACTAAATATCAATGGCCAAAACATACGTATTTACAGTGATCTCGATAGCGACTGTGGAAAACGACGCAACAAGCGTGACAAATCTGTATACGTAGTCGGCTATCGTCTGCATACGTTAACCGCGATTGATACTGAAACCGGTCATAGTTTTCCGATTATCTCCCTGCTTGCACCGGCAAATCACCATGACAGCCATTTTCTTTCGCTTTTGGTTGATGTGGCGCAGGCTATGGGCGTTGAGGTGAAACTGGTCACCGCCGATACTGCCTATCATGACAATGACGGATCATTGCACGGCAAAACAGGTATATACGTGACAACCCCACCCTGTTCCACAGTATCTACACCGGACAATGTTGATACCGCCAATGGCACGGTTTTCTGCCATAACGAATGTTCTGTTCCTATGGAGTATGCGGGCGTTGACGAAGATCATCACGAGTATAAATGCGCAGCAAATACAGGTGAATGCCTTCTTAAAGGAAGCTGCCCTCAATGTCGAAGCATATCATTAGACAGAGGCTTTTTCCAGCGAATACCTTACCATGTCGAGCAGATACGGGAGGCGCATGATATTCGCAAGAACTGTGAACGGCCTTTCAATCTGTTAAAGCATCAAACCGGTCTTGAAACCGTTCGGGTTCGCGGTCAGTCCGCAATCACAGTTCGATGTACGTTCAGCAGCATCTCTTTGTTATTGTTAAAAATGGCAGGAACCCGCAAAAAAAGAACCTGCTAA
- a CDS encoding nitrous oxide-stimulated promoter family protein, which translates to MEQIGKLFFLHSSANQRLAHCPFQEGKTTCGNCQVHCYKPSMREKIREVMRTIGPRMILSNPVIALQHMLDGLRKEPIKKKAEEE; encoded by the coding sequence GTGGAGCAAATCGGGAAGTTATTTTTTTTACATTCCTCTGCAAACCAACGTCTCGCCCATTGCCCTTTTCAGGAGGGAAAAACAACCTGCGGTAATTGCCAGGTCCATTGCTATAAACCGAGTATGCGGGAGAAAATTCGTGAGGTGATGCGGACCATCGGTCCCCGGATGATCCTGAGCAATCCGGTCATAGCCTTACAGCATATGTTAGATGGGCTGCGCAAGGAGCCGATCAAGAAGAAGGCAGAGGAAGAATGA
- a CDS encoding NAD(P)/FAD-dependent oxidoreductase — MSDAIYDVVIIGAGPAGIQAAIHSTRKKTNVLMLGRFENSAIYPAHVENYACIDGVTDGEALLEAGRKQLERFGTEMRPDDVLKIAQEEDGHFTLELESGDSVTSRTLIFAMGVSKNKLAVPGEKELGGCGVSYCVDCDANFYRGDTVMVVGNQSAAIDGALTLLDYAAKVYLVAEELQGSEAMLEKLNNSAVELHTGEWVQEIIGQGKVEEILLKSGNKLNVDGVFIELGSKGALELATQVGVMLDTEQFKYIDVNRKQETNIPGIYAAGDIVGPPYQMAKAVGEGCVAGMEAAMFARKKRQ; from the coding sequence ATGTCGGATGCAATCTACGATGTTGTTATCATCGGCGCAGGCCCTGCCGGTATTCAGGCGGCCATCCATTCAACCAGAAAAAAAACCAATGTCCTGATGCTGGGACGGTTTGAAAACAGCGCCATTTATCCAGCCCATGTGGAAAACTACGCCTGTATTGATGGAGTCACTGATGGCGAGGCTCTCCTGGAAGCAGGCAGAAAACAGCTGGAGCGTTTCGGTACAGAGATGCGGCCTGATGACGTCTTAAAAATCGCCCAGGAAGAAGACGGCCATTTTACCCTGGAGCTGGAAAGCGGCGACAGTGTCACCAGCCGAACCCTGATCTTTGCAATGGGCGTTTCCAAAAATAAGCTTGCTGTCCCCGGAGAAAAAGAACTGGGAGGTTGCGGAGTAAGTTACTGTGTTGATTGCGATGCCAACTTCTATCGTGGCGACACGGTCATGGTAGTGGGCAACCAGAGCGCGGCCATTGATGGCGCCCTGACCCTGCTGGACTATGCGGCCAAAGTTTATCTGGTAGCGGAAGAGCTGCAAGGCTCCGAGGCCATGCTGGAAAAACTCAATAACTCTGCGGTTGAATTGCACACTGGCGAGTGGGTGCAGGAGATTATCGGACAGGGAAAAGTCGAAGAAATTCTGCTCAAGAGCGGAAACAAACTGAACGTGGACGGGGTATTTATCGAGCTGGGCTCCAAGGGGGCCTTAGAGTTAGCCACCCAGGTTGGTGTTATGCTGGACACAGAGCAGTTCAAATATATCGATGTGAATCGTAAGCAGGAAACCAATATTCCTGGTATCTATGCTGCTGGCGATATCGTTGGTCCTCCATACCAAATGGCCAAGGCTGTGGGTGAAGGTTGCGTAGCGGGCATGGAAGCTGCCATGTTTGCCCGAAAGAAACGGCAATAG
- the tolQ gene encoding protein TolQ, whose translation MNLSVFSMMAHAGLVVKLVMLVLLVFSLFSWWIIISKYILFSRARYASEDFLADFWESKTLNNAYEAAQSFTLSPEASVFVSGFNELRKLSSARSERAKVETLQSKLASMDNLNRAVRKAQLVERDRLERSLAFLATTGSATPFIGLFGTVWGILTSFQEIGAHGSASLAVVAPGIAEALVATAAGLAVAIPAVIFYNFYSNKLADFESDIENFSFDFLNLVERDMLSRD comes from the coding sequence GTGAATCTTTCTGTGTTCAGCATGATGGCGCATGCCGGTCTGGTGGTGAAGCTGGTTATGCTTGTCTTGCTTGTTTTTTCTTTGTTTTCCTGGTGGATTATTATATCCAAGTATATCCTGTTTTCCCGTGCCCGCTATGCATCGGAAGATTTTCTCGCAGATTTCTGGGAATCCAAGACCTTGAATAATGCCTACGAGGCAGCGCAGAGTTTCACCCTTAGCCCTGAGGCCTCGGTCTTTGTCTCCGGCTTTAACGAGTTGCGCAAGCTGAGTAGCGCACGGAGTGAACGAGCTAAGGTTGAGACCCTGCAAAGCAAATTGGCCTCTATGGATAACCTGAACAGAGCGGTTCGTAAGGCCCAGTTGGTGGAAAGAGATCGTCTGGAGCGTTCCCTGGCTTTTTTGGCAACCACAGGCAGTGCCACCCCCTTTATCGGTTTATTCGGGACGGTGTGGGGTATCCTGACCTCGTTTCAGGAAATAGGGGCACACGGCTCGGCCTCGTTGGCTGTTGTTGCGCCGGGTATTGCCGAGGCCTTGGTTGCCACGGCGGCAGGTTTGGCGGTGGCGATTCCAGCAGTTATTTTTTATAACTTCTACTCCAACAAACTTGCTGATTTTGAATCAGATATTGAGAATTTTTCTTTTGATTTTTTAAATCTGGTTGAACGTGATATGCTGTCAAGAGACTAG
- the tolR gene encoding protein TolR — protein MGPSGNRGRKGVVAEINVTPLVDVMLVLLIIFMVTAPMMTQGVDVDLPKTTAKALRQQDQPMVVQINAAGEIHLGNIQVPLALVRQELEKKPEEIKKEPVYLRADEKVPYGLVVQVMAQIKQAGFEKLGMITQPDDKEK, from the coding sequence ATGGGACCTTCCGGGAACAGAGGCCGAAAAGGCGTCGTCGCAGAGATTAACGTCACTCCGCTTGTGGACGTTATGTTGGTGCTGCTGATTATTTTTATGGTCACAGCCCCGATGATGACCCAAGGGGTGGACGTGGATTTGCCTAAAACCACGGCCAAGGCCCTGCGCCAGCAGGATCAGCCTATGGTGGTGCAGATCAACGCGGCAGGAGAGATACACCTCGGGAATATCCAGGTCCCTTTGGCTCTTGTACGGCAGGAGCTGGAAAAAAAGCCTGAGGAAATAAAAAAAGAACCGGTTTATTTGCGGGCCGACGAAAAGGTTCCCTATGGTTTGGTGGTACAGGTGATGGCCCAGATAAAGCAGGCTGGTTTTGAAAAGCTGGGTATGATTACTCAGCCGGACGATAAGGAGAAATAG